Proteins from a genomic interval of Xiphophorus maculatus strain JP 163 A chromosome 7, X_maculatus-5.0-male, whole genome shotgun sequence:
- the LOC111609289 gene encoding uncharacterized protein K02A2.6-like — protein sequence MSATFGTLSAFDAKEQTWEEYCEILDQFFEANDIDDSAKQRAILISVVGPATYKLMRNLVSPDKPSSKTYSQLVTRLKEHFNPKPSEIVQRYKFDSRSRKPAESRRLAQDCNFGATLERRLRDRLVCGIADDRIQRRLLSESDLTFEKAFQMAVADEAANRNVSDLQHGEKITVVGVAQVEVRYANQKKTLPLVVVKGTGPNLLGRGWLEKLKLKWDEIRHVRTEAQGLQEVLLRHEEVFKEELGMLRGAQATIRVSADAHPTFYKPRSVPYAMRSKVEVELERLLKEGIITPVKYAEWAAPIVPVLKPDGSVRICGDYKLTVNKVSSLEQYPIPRVEDLFNSLTEGKQFTKLDLSHAYQQIVMEEDSKKYLTINTHRGLFTYNRLPFGVSSAPAIFQRTMESLLQGLPQMLVSDNGTWFTSQEFEMFLKRNGIQHVTSAPFHPASNGLAERAVQTLKQGLKKTNGDTLETRLARFLFNYRITPQCTTGLSPAELLMSQRLRSSLDLLLPDIKAKVRKKQEKQKGYHDNHSKWRSFSPGDEVYVRNYSHGPKWVPAIILEGTGPVSYTVKMGDGRVMRRHVDQIKKRHVMQRDMDWAEARDAPQFPDDVVTFGPVDSVAPSSGGKAFVESAAEAAQGHVPEGDVTDVDIEQRTDPTPPVLRRSERQRKAPPYLSDFLCK from the exons ATGAGCGCGACATTCGGCACTCTGTCAGCATTTGATGCTAAGGAACAAACTTGGGAAGAATACTGTGAGATTCTTGACCAgttttttgaagcaaatgaCATTGATGATAGTGCTAAACAGAGGGCTATACTTATTAGCGTGGTGGGACCAGCCACGTATAAGCTAATGAGAAACCTCGTGAGCCCGGACAAGCCCAGTTCTAAAACGTACAGTCAGTTGGTTACAAGGCTGAAAGAGCACTTTAATCCAAAACCAAGTGAGATTGTGCAAAGATACAAGTTTGATTCTCGTTCCCGTAAACCTGCTGAGTCCAGACGCCTGGCTCAAGATTGTAATTTTGGAGCTACGCTGGAACGGCGGCTGAGAGATCGTCTCGTGTGCGGAATCGCTGACGATAGGATTCAAAGACGTCTGCTGTCGGAGAGTGACCTGACATTTGAAAAAGCATTTCAGATGGCTGTAGCCGACGAAGCTGCAAACAGGAACGTTTCAGACTTGCAACA TGGAGAGAAAATTACAGTGGTTGGTGTAGCTCAGGTTGAAGTGAGATATGCAAACCAGAAGAAAACACTGCCCCTGGTGGTCGTGAAGGGAACTGGACCAAATCTGCTAGGCAGAGGATGGCTGGAAAAATTGAAACTCAAGTGGGATGAGATTAGACACGTGAGAACTGAAGCTCAAGGATTACAAGAGGTTCTCTTGAGACATGAAGAGGTTTTCAAAGAAGAATTGGGAATGTTAAGAGGTGCACAGGCAACCATTCGTGTATCTGCTGACGCCCATCCTACATTTTACAAGCCCCGCTCAGTTCCATATGCCATGAGGTCTAAGGTGGAAGTTGAGTTAGAACGACTTTTAAAAGAAGGTATCATAACCCCAGTGAAGTATGCAGAGTGGGCCGCGCCCATTGTGCCTGTTCTAAAGCCAGATGGTTCTGTCAGAATTTGTGGTGATTATAAATTAACAGTAAACAAGGTTTCATCACTGGAACAATACCCAATTCCCCGAGTGGAAGACCTGTTCAATTCACTGACAGAAGGCAAACAGTTTACCAAGCTCGACCTAAGTCATGCATATCAACAGATAGTTATGGAGGAGGACTCAAAGAAATACCTGACGATAAACACACACCGTGGCCTTTTCACGTATAACAGACTACCATTTGGAGTGTCATCAGCCCCAGCTATTTTCCAAAGAACAATGGAAAGCTTGCTGCAAGGTCTACCCCAGATGTTAGTTTCAGACAACGGCACATGGTTCACAAGTCAGGAGTTTGAAATGTTCTTGAAACGGAATGGAATACAACATGTTACATCTGCACCTTTCCACCCAGCATCTAATGGCCTGGCTGAAAGGGCTGTACAGACATTAAAACAAGGCCTGAAGAAAACTAATGGGGACACTTTGGAAACAAGGTTGGCAAGATTCCTGTTTAACTACAGAATCACACCACAATGTACCACAGGTTTGTCACCTGCTgaactgctgatgtcacagagatTGCGTTCCTCGCTGGATCTCCTGCTGCCGGACATAAAGGCTAAAGTGCGGaagaagcaagaaaagcagaagGGATATCATGACAACCACAGCAAGTGGAGAAGTTTTTCTCCCGGAGATGAGGTGTACGTCCGTAACTACAGTCATGGACCGAAGTGGGTGCCTGCCATCATTTTAGAGGGCACAGGTCCAGTGTCTTATACGGTGAAGATGGGAGATGGACGTGTTATGCGGCGTCATGTTGATCAGATCAAGAAACGACATGTGATGCAGAGGGACATGGATTGGGCTGAAGCACGGGATGCTCCTCAGTTTCCAGATGACGTAGTGACATTTGGACCGGTGGACTCGGTGGCTCCATCTTCAGGAGGAAAGGCATTCGTGGAGTCTGCTGCTGAAGCAGCTCAGGGTCATGTTCCTGAGGGGGATGTGACAGACGTGGACATCGAACAGAGAACAGATCCAACACCACCAGTACTTCGCCGCTCAGAACGTCAAAGGAAGGCTCCTCCTTATCTGAGTGACTTTTTGTGCAAGTAG